The Desmodus rotundus isolate HL8 chromosome 13, HLdesRot8A.1, whole genome shotgun sequence genome has a window encoding:
- the INTS6 gene encoding integrator complex subunit 6 isoform X3 yields MSVESEQLTGVPLDDSAITPMCEVTGGRSYSVCSPRMLNQCLESLVQKVQSGVVINFEKAGPDPSPVEDGQPDISRPFGSQPWHSCHKLIYVRPNPKTGVPIGHWPVPESFWPDQNSPTLPPRTSHPVVKFSCTDCEPMVIDKLPFDKYELEPSPLTQFILERKSPQTCWQVYVSNSAKYSELGHPFGYLKASTALNCVNLFVMPYNYPVLLPLLDDLFKVHKAKPTLKWRQSFESYLKTMPPYYLGPLKKAVRMMGAPNLIADSMEYGLSYSVISYLKKLSQQAKIESDRVIGSVGKKVVQETGIKVRSRSHGLSMAYRKDFQQLLQGISEDVPHRLLDLNMKEYTGFQVALLNKDLKPQTFRNAYDIPRRNLLDHLTRMRFNLMKSTRRFLKGQDEDQVHSVPIAQMGNYQEYLKQVPSPLRELDPDQPRRLHTFGNPFKLDKKGMMIDEADEFVAGPQNKHKRPGEPNMQGIPKRRRCMSPLLRGRQQNPVVNNHIGGKGPPVPATQAQPDLIKPLPLHKIPEASNDSTVDDVVENHVADQLSSDATPNAMDTEFATSSPASLLERPTNHTEALAHDHLGTNDLAVGGFLENHEEPRNKVQCPEENIPASSLNKGKKLVHCRSHEEVNTELKAQIMKEIRKPGRKYERIFTLLKHVQGSLQTRLIFLQNVIKEASRFKKRMLIEQLENFLDEIHRRANQINHINSN; encoded by the exons gTCGCTCATACTCTGTATGTTCTCCAAGAATGCTTAATCAGTGTCTGGAGTCCTTGGTGCAGAAAGTGCAAAGTGGGGTGGTTATAAACTTTGAAAAAGCAGGACCAGATCCTTCCCCTGTAGAAG ATGGGCAGCCAGATATATCAAGGCCTTTTGGATCTCAGCCTTGGCATAGCTGTCACAAACTCATATATGTCAGGCCAAACCCTAAAACAGGGGTTCCTATAGGTCATTGGCCGGTTCCAGAATCTTTTTGGCCAGATCAGAATTCTCCAACATTG CCGCCTCGCACATCTCATCCTGTAGTGAAGTTTTCCTGCACAGACTGTGAACCAATGGTTATTGACAAATTGCCTTTTGACAAATATGAGTTGGAACCTTCACCACTGACTCAGTTTATCCTGGAAAGGAAATCTCCTCAAACATGTTGGCAG GTGTATGTGAGCAATAGTGCGAAATACAGTGAACTCGGTCACCCGTTTGGTTACTTGAAAGCCAGCACAGCGCTGAACTGTGTTAACCTCTTTGTGATGCCTTACAATTACCctgtcctccttccccttttAG ATGACTTGTTTAAAGTACATAAAGCAAAACCAACACTGAAATGGAGACAGTCGTTTGAAAGTTATTTGAAGACAATGCCTCCCTACTACCTTGGG CCGTTGAAGAAAGCTGTTCGAATGATGGGGGCACCTAACCTCATAGCGGACAGCATGGAATATGGCCTCAGTTACAGTGTCATTtcatacctcaaaaaattgagtCAGCAG gcCAAAATAGAATCTGATCGAGTCATTGGATCTGTAGGCAAGAAAGTAGTACAGGAAACTGGGATTAAAGTTCGAAGCCGATCACATGGTTTATCAATGGCCTACAGGAAAGATTTTCAGCAGCTGCTCCAGGGAATTTCAGAGGATGTTCCTCATAGACTGCTGGACCTGAACATGAAAGAATACACTGGGTTCCAAGTTGCTTTGCTCAATAAG GACTTAAAGCCACAGACATTCAGAAATGCGTATGACATACCAAGACGGAATCTTCTGGATCATTTAACAAGAATGAGGTTTAATCTCATGAAGAGCACCCGCAGGTTTCTTAAAGGACAGGATGAAG ATCAAGTGCACAGCGTTCCTATAGCACAAATGGGGAATTACCAGGAATACCTCAAGCAAGTACCTTCTCCACTCAGAGAACTTGATCCTGATCAGCCTCGAAGGTTGCATACATTTGGCAACCCCTTTAAGCTGGATAAAAAG gGTATGATGATAGATGAAGCAGATGAATTTGTGGCTGGAcctcaaaataaacataaacGACCTGGAGAACCAAATATGCAAGGGATCCCTAAAAGGCGTCGCTGCATGTCCCCACTGCTGCGAGGCAGACAGCAGAACCCCGTCGTGAACAACCACATTGGAGGGAAAGGACCACCCGTGCCCGCGACGCAAGCACAGCCAGACCTCATTAAACCCCTTCCTCTTCATAAAA TTCCAGAAGCTAGTAACGATTCAACAGTAGATGATGTAGTTGAAAATCATGTTGCTGACCAACTCTCATCAGATGCTACACCAAATGCCATGGATACGGAGTTTGCAACATCTTCCCCAGCCAGTTTACTGGAACGACCGACCAATCACACAGAGGCTCTCGCTCATGATCATTTAGGAACTAACGACCTCGCTGTTGGTGGATTTTTAGAAAATCATGAGGAGCCAAGAAATAAAGTACAGTGTCCTGAAGAGAATATACCAGCATCCTCActcaacaaaggaaagaaactggTGCATTGCAGAAGCCATGAAGAAGTCAACACTGAACTAAAAgcacaaataatgaaagaaattcgAAAGCCAGGAAGAA AATACGAAAGAATCTTCACTCTACTGAAGCACGTGCAAGGCAGTTTACAAACAAGactaatatttttacaaaatgtcaTTAAAGAGGCATCAAG